A stretch of the Melanotaenia boesemani isolate fMelBoe1 chromosome 24, fMelBoe1.pri, whole genome shotgun sequence genome encodes the following:
- the LOC121635597 gene encoding uncharacterized protein LOC121635597 isoform X2 gives MKIAFLLILAVAAVAVRGRHQHHDHDDDRNSNGTRPIRPHGEGNSNGTRPIRPIRPNGNSNGTKPIRPHGEGNSNGTRPIRPIRPNETHHDKEAKRPKRWSGTSFFDFLRGKGSKGSPLETKPTRPSEGGSPLETKPTRPSEGGNSNWTKPTRPSVGDGFGFNLEDALHPGPQSSKPYAGKDTGFKLEDALRPAAKPTDKPSGGDCPASVVQKLSTLIENQNQQLRLLGLLLARTSPPATSPPPTSTSPTSTSPTSTSPTSTSPTSTVALA, from the exons ATGAAGATCGCCTTTCTCCTGATTCTGGCTGTAGCAGCAGTGGCAGTAAGAG GAAGACATCAGCATCATGACCACGATGATGATC GAAACTCCAATGGGACCAGACCAATCAGACCCCATGGAGAAG GAAACTCCAATGGGACCAGACCAATCAGACCCATCAGACCCAATG GAAACTCCAATGGGACCAAACCAATCAGACCCCATGGAGAAG GAAACTCCAATGGGACCAGACCAATCAGACCCATCAGACCCAATG AAACCCATCATGACAAGGAGGCTAAACGACCTAAACGTTGGAGCG GGACCAGCTTCTTTGATTTCCTCCGTGGTAAAGGTAGTAAAG GAAGTCCTTTGGAGACCAAACCGACCAGACCCAGTGAAGGAG GAAGTCCTTTGGAGACCAAACCAACCAGACCCAGTGAAGGAG GAAACTCCAATTGGACCAAACCAACCAGACCCAGTGTAGGAG ATGGATTTGGGTTCAACCTGGAAGATGCTCTTCATCCAG GTCCTCAATCTTCCAAGCCCTATGCAGGAA AGGACACTGGATTCAAACTGGAAGACGCTCTTCGTCCAG CGGCAAAACCCACGGATAAACCCAGTGGAGGAG ACTGCCCGGCCAGTGTGGTCCAGAAGCTGAGCACACTCAtcgagaaccagaaccagcagctGCGTCTGCTGGGGCTGCTGCTGGCTCGCACTTCCCCACCCGCCACTTCCCCACCTCCCACTTCCACATCCCCCACTTCCACATCCCCCACTTCCACATCCCCCACTTCCACATCCCCCACTTCCACAGTTGCTTTGGCATGA
- the LOC121635597 gene encoding wiskott-Aldrich syndrome protein homolog 1-like isoform X3: MKIAFLLILAVAAVAVRAGRHQHHDHDDDRNSNGTRPIRPHGEGNSNGTRPIRPIRPNGNSNGTKPIRPHGEGNSNGTRPIRPIRPNETHHDKEAKRPKRWSGSPLETKPTRPSEGGSPLETKPTRPSEGGNSNWTKPTRPSVGDGFGFNLEDALHPGPQSSKPYAGKDTGFKLEDALRPAAKPTDKPSGGDCPASVVQKLSTLIENQNQQLRLLGLLLARTSPPATSPPPTSTSPTSTSPTSTSPTSTSPTSTVALA, translated from the exons ATGAAGATCGCCTTTCTCCTGATTCTGGCTGTAGCAGCAGTGGCAGTAAGAG CAGGAAGACATCAGCATCATGACCACGATGATGATC GAAACTCCAATGGGACCAGACCAATCAGACCCCATGGAGAAG GAAACTCCAATGGGACCAGACCAATCAGACCCATCAGACCCAATG GAAACTCCAATGGGACCAAACCAATCAGACCCCATGGAGAAG GAAACTCCAATGGGACCAGACCAATCAGACCCATCAGACCCAATG AAACCCATCATGACAAGGAGGCTAAACGACCTAAACGTTGGAGCG GAAGTCCTTTGGAGACCAAACCGACCAGACCCAGTGAAGGAG GAAGTCCTTTGGAGACCAAACCAACCAGACCCAGTGAAGGAG GAAACTCCAATTGGACCAAACCAACCAGACCCAGTGTAGGAG ATGGATTTGGGTTCAACCTGGAAGATGCTCTTCATCCAG GTCCTCAATCTTCCAAGCCCTATGCAGGAA AGGACACTGGATTCAAACTGGAAGACGCTCTTCGTCCAG CGGCAAAACCCACGGATAAACCCAGTGGAGGAG ACTGCCCGGCCAGTGTGGTCCAGAAGCTGAGCACACTCAtcgagaaccagaaccagcagctGCGTCTGCTGGGGCTGCTGCTGGCTCGCACTTCCCCACCCGCCACTTCCCCACCTCCCACTTCCACATCCCCCACTTCCACATCCCCCACTTCCACATCCCCCACTTCCACATCCCCCACTTCCACAGTTGCTTTGGCATGA
- the LOC121635597 gene encoding uncharacterized protein LOC121635597 isoform X1 — MKIAFLLILAVAAVAVRAGRHQHHDHDDDRNSNGTRPIRPHGEGNSNGTRPIRPIRPNGNSNGTKPIRPHGEGNSNGTRPIRPIRPNETHHDKEAKRPKRWSGTSFFDFLRGKGSKGSPLETKPTRPSEGGSPLETKPTRPSEGGNSNWTKPTRPSVGDGFGFNLEDALHPGPQSSKPYAGKDTGFKLEDALRPAAKPTDKPSGGDCPASVVQKLSTLIENQNQQLRLLGLLLARTSPPATSPPPTSTSPTSTSPTSTSPTSTSPTSTVALA, encoded by the exons ATGAAGATCGCCTTTCTCCTGATTCTGGCTGTAGCAGCAGTGGCAGTAAGAG CAGGAAGACATCAGCATCATGACCACGATGATGATC GAAACTCCAATGGGACCAGACCAATCAGACCCCATGGAGAAG GAAACTCCAATGGGACCAGACCAATCAGACCCATCAGACCCAATG GAAACTCCAATGGGACCAAACCAATCAGACCCCATGGAGAAG GAAACTCCAATGGGACCAGACCAATCAGACCCATCAGACCCAATG AAACCCATCATGACAAGGAGGCTAAACGACCTAAACGTTGGAGCG GGACCAGCTTCTTTGATTTCCTCCGTGGTAAAGGTAGTAAAG GAAGTCCTTTGGAGACCAAACCGACCAGACCCAGTGAAGGAG GAAGTCCTTTGGAGACCAAACCAACCAGACCCAGTGAAGGAG GAAACTCCAATTGGACCAAACCAACCAGACCCAGTGTAGGAG ATGGATTTGGGTTCAACCTGGAAGATGCTCTTCATCCAG GTCCTCAATCTTCCAAGCCCTATGCAGGAA AGGACACTGGATTCAAACTGGAAGACGCTCTTCGTCCAG CGGCAAAACCCACGGATAAACCCAGTGGAGGAG ACTGCCCGGCCAGTGTGGTCCAGAAGCTGAGCACACTCAtcgagaaccagaaccagcagctGCGTCTGCTGGGGCTGCTGCTGGCTCGCACTTCCCCACCCGCCACTTCCCCACCTCCCACTTCCACATCCCCCACTTCCACATCCCCCACTTCCACATCCCCCACTTCCACATCCCCCACTTCCACAGTTGCTTTGGCATGA
- the LOC121635597 gene encoding uncharacterized protein LOC121635597 isoform X4, which yields MKIAFLLILAVAAVAVRAGRHQHHDHDDDRNSNGTRPIRPHGEGNSNGTRPIRPIRPNETHHDKEAKRPKRWSGTSFFDFLRGKGSKGSPLETKPTRPSEGGSPLETKPTRPSEGGNSNWTKPTRPSVGDGFGFNLEDALHPGPQSSKPYAGKDTGFKLEDALRPAAKPTDKPSGGDCPASVVQKLSTLIENQNQQLRLLGLLLARTSPPATSPPPTSTSPTSTSPTSTSPTSTSPTSTVALA from the exons ATGAAGATCGCCTTTCTCCTGATTCTGGCTGTAGCAGCAGTGGCAGTAAGAG CAGGAAGACATCAGCATCATGACCACGATGATGATC GAAACTCCAATGGGACCAGACCAATCAGACCCCATGGAGAAG GAAACTCCAATGGGACCAGACCAATCAGACCCATCAGACCCAATG AAACCCATCATGACAAGGAGGCTAAACGACCTAAACGTTGGAGCG GGACCAGCTTCTTTGATTTCCTCCGTGGTAAAGGTAGTAAAG GAAGTCCTTTGGAGACCAAACCGACCAGACCCAGTGAAGGAG GAAGTCCTTTGGAGACCAAACCAACCAGACCCAGTGAAGGAG GAAACTCCAATTGGACCAAACCAACCAGACCCAGTGTAGGAG ATGGATTTGGGTTCAACCTGGAAGATGCTCTTCATCCAG GTCCTCAATCTTCCAAGCCCTATGCAGGAA AGGACACTGGATTCAAACTGGAAGACGCTCTTCGTCCAG CGGCAAAACCCACGGATAAACCCAGTGGAGGAG ACTGCCCGGCCAGTGTGGTCCAGAAGCTGAGCACACTCAtcgagaaccagaaccagcagctGCGTCTGCTGGGGCTGCTGCTGGCTCGCACTTCCCCACCCGCCACTTCCCCACCTCCCACTTCCACATCCCCCACTTCCACATCCCCCACTTCCACATCCCCCACTTCCACATCCCCCACTTCCACAGTTGCTTTGGCATGA
- the LOC121635597 gene encoding uncharacterized protein LOC121635597 isoform X5: protein MKIAFLLILAVAAVAVRAGRHQHHDHDDDRNSNGTRPIRPHGEGNSNGTRPIRPIRPNETHHDKEAKRPKRWSGSPLETKPTRPSEGGSPLETKPTRPSEGGNSNWTKPTRPSVGDGFGFNLEDALHPGPQSSKPYAGKDTGFKLEDALRPAAKPTDKPSGGDCPASVVQKLSTLIENQNQQLRLLGLLLARTSPPATSPPPTSTSPTSTSPTSTSPTSTSPTSTVALA, encoded by the exons ATGAAGATCGCCTTTCTCCTGATTCTGGCTGTAGCAGCAGTGGCAGTAAGAG CAGGAAGACATCAGCATCATGACCACGATGATGATC GAAACTCCAATGGGACCAGACCAATCAGACCCCATGGAGAAG GAAACTCCAATGGGACCAGACCAATCAGACCCATCAGACCCAATG AAACCCATCATGACAAGGAGGCTAAACGACCTAAACGTTGGAGCG GAAGTCCTTTGGAGACCAAACCGACCAGACCCAGTGAAGGAG GAAGTCCTTTGGAGACCAAACCAACCAGACCCAGTGAAGGAG GAAACTCCAATTGGACCAAACCAACCAGACCCAGTGTAGGAG ATGGATTTGGGTTCAACCTGGAAGATGCTCTTCATCCAG GTCCTCAATCTTCCAAGCCCTATGCAGGAA AGGACACTGGATTCAAACTGGAAGACGCTCTTCGTCCAG CGGCAAAACCCACGGATAAACCCAGTGGAGGAG ACTGCCCGGCCAGTGTGGTCCAGAAGCTGAGCACACTCAtcgagaaccagaaccagcagctGCGTCTGCTGGGGCTGCTGCTGGCTCGCACTTCCCCACCCGCCACTTCCCCACCTCCCACTTCCACATCCCCCACTTCCACATCCCCCACTTCCACATCCCCCACTTCCACATCCCCCACTTCCACAGTTGCTTTGGCATGA